The Megalops cyprinoides isolate fMegCyp1 chromosome 11, fMegCyp1.pri, whole genome shotgun sequence genomic sequence GACAGATCTGAAAGACCGGCCAAGGTTCAACCTAACcatgctttgtccttaacttttgACAGCAAAAGTCAGTGTACAGTTTtctttgtaattgtaatttcaCCAACCCCTAAACTTGCTGTTTGCTTACTGTGCCGGTCCCAGAAATTACACAGTGAGTGATCCTGGAGGCACCTTGTGTGCTTGGATTTCTCCTGGATGAACCATCTTATATGGCAGGTAACTTATGGTGTGTGGATTCTCCTTATGTAGACATCTGCTGTACACATATTGAGTGTATAAATACACTCAATATGTTACtctgtttcttatttttgcaTGACTTGAGTTTCAGACAAATGGAAGTGAATTGAAAGTCAGATAAATGTGCTAAAATTCAAGATTTCTTTATTGGTTGTCACTCAAATTGTCAAACATTAAGGGCAGTGACTTTAACACATGTCCATGATGCGCCTCATGGACATGAATCTCATGTTCATGTATCCCATGTCTCTGAAGTTCCTGTACTCCCCAGGCCTCATGTACCACATCCTGCCTCTGTAGTGGGGCTGCTCGTAGAACAGCCAGTGGCCGTCCATCACATGGCAGGAATGGCACTCAGACATGCGGTAACGGTCCATGATGGAGTCACAGTCATCCATGCACTCATTCATCTGACCACCGAAGTTCTCCCTCTCGTAGATCCTCAGCCTGTAGTTTCCTCTGTACTgttaatgattaaaaaattgGCACCAGCTGTCAgcacattttatgtaaattgTTGCTTTACCTGCTGTCCATAATTGAAATGTagttatgacatcacaaataaCAATATCAGAATTTTTTGAGCCTTTCACTTGTTTTGGACCCAGTTTTAGTCTGGGGGATCCCCTATATatgctgcttttcatttcaactgAACTGTCTTTTATTTAGGTTTGAGCAGTCCTTGTAGATATCCCAGATTCTGGAAATTGTTTGAACTGAGAATTGCCAtaatataactttttttttcagttctcaaTACCAGGGAAGGCAGCTAATCTGGTCCAGCTAGCTAAAAATCACTGAATCAGGTGATAAGCAATCTAGCTGGAATAAACCCTTATAGACAGTACAGGCCTGCAGGACACGGGGTAAATAGACCTGCACATTATGCTTTTACTGATGTTCTGGTTGGCCTTAAATATCCTGAAACTCTATAGTGAATATgtatgaaacactgaaaaaacaaatgatttactTACCATGGGGATCATACGGCAGGAGCGGATTCCGTCGAACATGCCCCAGCGAGAGTAGTCAGAGTACTCGCCCCTCCTCAGGAAGTACTGGTTGCCCATGTAGTTGGAGCGGTCGTAGACCATCCAGCACCCGCTCTCTACCCTGCAGGAGTTGCAGCGGCTCAGGTAGGAGCTGAAATCGGCACAGTCGCTGCTACACTCATAGTGGCGACCGCCAAAGTTCCTGTCCTCGTAGAAGATG encodes the following:
- the LOC118785537 gene encoding gamma-crystallin M3-like translates to MGKIIFYEDRNFGGRHYECSSDCADFSSYLSRCNSCRVESGCWMVYDRSNYMGNQYFLRRGEYSDYSRWGMFDGIRSCRMIPMYRGNYRLRIYERENFGGQMNECMDDCDSIMDRYRMSECHSCHVMDGHWLFYEQPHYRGRMWYMRPGEYRNFRDMGYMNMRFMSMRRIMDMC